Proteins encoded together in one Zonotrichia leucophrys gambelii isolate GWCS_2022_RI chromosome 1, RI_Zleu_2.0, whole genome shotgun sequence window:
- the RPL8 gene encoding large ribosomal subunit protein uL2, with protein MGRVIRGQRKGAGSVFRAHVKHRKGPAKLRAVDFAERHGYIKGIVKDIIHDPGRGAPLAKIAFRDPYRFKKRTELFIAAEGIHTGQFVYCGKKAQLNIGNVLPVGTMPEGTIVCCLEEKPGDRGKLARASGNYATVISHNPETKKTRVKLPSGSKKVISSANRAVVGIVAGGGRIDKPILKAGRAYHKYKAKRNCWPRVRGVAMNPVEHPFGGGNHQHIGKPSTIRRDAPAGRKVGLIAARRTGRLRGTKTVQEKEN; from the exons ATGGGCCGCGTCATCCGCGGGCAGAGGAAAGGCGCGGGCTCCGTGTTCCGTGCCCACGTGAAGCACAGGAAGGGCCCGGCCAAGCTCCGCGCCGTGGACTTCGCCGAGCGGCACGGGTACATCAAGGGCATCGTCAAG gacaTCATCCACGACCCGGGGCGGGGCGCGCCGCTGGCCAAGATCGCCTTCCGCGACCCGTACCGCTTCAAGAAGCGCACGGAGCTCTTCATCGCCGCCGAGGGCATCCACACCGGCCAGTTCGTCTACTGCGGCAAGAAAg cccagctgaaCATCGGGAATGTCCTGCCCGTGGGCACCATGCCCGAGGGCACCATCGTGTGCTGCCTGGAGGAGAAGCCGGGGGACCGCGGGAAGCTGGCGCGCGCCTCCGGCAACTACGCCACCGTCATCTCCCACAACCCCGAGACCAAGAAAACCAGAGTGAAGCTGCCCTCAGGCTCCAAGAAAGTCATTTCTTCTGCAAACAGAGCTGTTGTGG gaatcGTGGCTGGGGGAGGCCGCATTGACAAGCCCATCCTGAAGGCCGGCCGTGCCTACCACAAGTACAAGGCCAAGAGGAACTGCTGGCCACGAGTCCGTGGTGTGGCCATGAAC CCTGTGGAGCATCCCTTCGGAGGAGGCAACCACCAGCACATCGGGAAGCCCTCGACCATCCGCAGGGACGCCCCGGCGGGACGCAAGGTGGGGCTGATCGCCGCGCGCCGCACCGGCCGCCTGCGCGGCACCAAGACCgtgcaggagaaggagaactga